A single Struthio camelus isolate bStrCam1 chromosome 6, bStrCam1.hap1, whole genome shotgun sequence DNA region contains:
- the METAP1D gene encoding methionine aminopeptidase 1D, mitochondrial isoform X3 has translation MQETVLHGVHVPGFLMWEKSVESIWRGGEPLYQLVSCSVSGCHRVCPSPRKLTYLHGQASNQQRGRFFSQGQGKAAYSIVWPATVSPAHPVPKHIKKPDYVTTGIVPDWGDDIEIKNEDQIQGLRQACQLARRILLLAGKGLKVGMTTEEIDSIVHHEIIRQNAYPSPLGYGGFPKSVCTSVNNVVCHGIPDSRPLQDGDIINIDVTVYYNGYHGDTSETFLVGNVDKSGQKLVAVARKCRDEAIAACGPGAAFAVIGNTISLVPATQCSMDGSNLLPAAKSCK, from the exons ATGCAGGAAACAGTGCTGCATGGTGTCCATGTCCCTGGTTTCCTGATGTGGGAAAAAAGTGTGGAAAGCatctggagaggaggagagcccCTTTACCAGCTTGTTTCCT GTTCTGTGAGTGGCTGCCACCGGGTTTGTCCTTCACCACGCAAACTTACCTACTTGCACGGGCAGGCAAGCAACCAACAAAGAGGACGCTTCTTCTCTCAGGGACAAGGAAAAGCTGCTTATAGTATCGTTTGGCCAGCTACAGTTTCTCCAGCTCACCCAGTTCCTAAG CACATAAAGAAGCCAGACTATGTGACGACAGGCATTGTACCAGACTGGGGAGACGACATAGAAATTAAGAATGAAGATCAGATTCAAGGGCTTCGTCAAGCTTGTCAATTGGCCCGTCGTATCCTACTTCTGGCTGGAAAGGGCTTAAAG GTTGGCATGACAACTGAAGAAATAGATTCCATTGTTCATCATGAGATAATCAGACAGAATGCCTATCCTTCCCCCCTGGGCTACGGAGGTTTTCCAAAATCTGTCTGTACTTCTGTAAACAACGTGGTATGTCATGGTATTCCTGACAG TCGACCTCTTCAGGATGGAGATATTATCAACATTGATGTCACG GTGTATTACAATGGCTACCATGGTGACACTTCGGAAACCTTTTTGGTGGGCAATGTGGATAAATCTGGGCAAAAGTTAGTGGCGGTTGCCAGGAAATGTAGAGATGAAGCAATTGCAGCTTGCGGACCGGGGGCTGCCTTCGCGGTGATCGGGAACACAATCAG